A part of Pectobacterium cacticida genomic DNA contains:
- the mdtC gene encoding multidrug efflux RND transporter permease subunit MdtC, which translates to MKFFALFIHRPVATLLLTLAIALCGLLGFRLLPVSPLPQVDFPVIVVSASLPGASPETMASAVATPLERALGRIAGVSEMTSTSSLGSTRVILVFNLDREINGAARDVQAAINAAQNLLPSGIPGRPTYRKVNPSDAPIMILTLTSDTYSQGQLYDFASTRLAQKISQMDGVGDVSIGGSSLPAVRVALNPVALFNQGISLDEVRQAIAQANVRQPLGYVANSQKSWQIQTNDELKTAAAYTPLIIHYRDGAAVRLGDVATVEDAVQNARNAGMANGKPAILVMIRRAPDANIITTVDSIRAAMPELRASLPAAIQLDIAQDRSPTIRASLAEVEQSLVIAVALVILVVFLFLRSGRATAIPALAVPVSLIGTFAAMYLCGFSLNNLSLMALTIATGFVVDDAIVVLENISRHIEAGMKPMAASLQGVREVGFTVLSMSLSLVAVFIPLLLMDGLVGRLFREFAVTLSVAIMISLLISLTLTPMLCARLLRAAPKRSQPRTRGFNRLLLALQQGYGRSLKWVLQHARWVLLLLLGTIALNVWLYISIPKTFFPEQDTGRLMGFIQADQSISFRAMKVKLQNFMTAVGSDPAVDNVTGFTGGSRANSGMMFISLKPLSERNVSAQQVVSRLRAKLANEPGANLFLMPVQDIRVGGREANAGYQYTLLSDDLSALRTWEPKIRAAFSKLPELADVNSDQQDKGAEMALTYNRDTMAQLGISVSAVNALLNNAFGQRQISTIYQPLNQYKVVMEVDDAYTQDVSSLNKMFVINSEGKPIPLSYFASWKPINAPLSVNHQGLSAASTISFNLPEGTDLSSATAAIERTMTSLGVPSVVRGQFSGTAQAFEQSQSSQLWLILAAIVTVYIVLGVLYESYVHPLTILSTLPSAGVGALLALELFGTPFSLVALIGIMLLIGIVKKNAIMMVDFALVAQRSGKLNAQEAIFQACLLRFRPIMMTTSAALFGALPLVLTSGDGAEMRQPLGITIVGGLVMSQILTLYTTPVVYLFFDKLRNMRRKAPERDLSLS; encoded by the coding sequence GTGAAATTCTTCGCCCTGTTTATCCATCGCCCGGTGGCCACCCTGCTGCTAACGTTAGCCATCGCACTCTGTGGTCTATTGGGCTTCCGCCTGTTGCCAGTGTCCCCGCTGCCGCAGGTGGATTTTCCGGTGATCGTCGTCAGCGCGTCGCTGCCCGGCGCTTCGCCGGAAACGATGGCCTCGGCCGTCGCCACGCCGCTGGAGCGCGCCCTCGGCAGGATCGCAGGCGTGAGCGAAATGACGTCAACCAGCTCACTCGGCAGCACGCGCGTCATTCTGGTATTTAATCTCGACCGGGAGATCAACGGTGCGGCGCGTGATGTGCAAGCGGCAATCAACGCAGCGCAAAATCTGCTGCCGTCGGGAATACCTGGGCGCCCTACCTACCGCAAAGTTAACCCGTCCGATGCGCCCATTATGATCCTGACGCTGACGTCGGACACCTACAGTCAAGGCCAGCTATACGATTTCGCCTCTACCCGGCTTGCACAGAAGATTTCGCAGATGGATGGCGTCGGCGATGTGTCTATTGGCGGGAGTTCGCTACCCGCCGTGCGCGTCGCACTCAATCCGGTCGCGCTCTTTAATCAGGGCATTTCTCTGGATGAGGTACGGCAGGCGATTGCGCAGGCGAACGTGCGCCAGCCGCTTGGTTATGTGGCAAATAGCCAGAAAAGCTGGCAGATCCAGACCAATGATGAGCTCAAGACCGCCGCTGCCTACACGCCGCTGATTATCCACTACCGCGACGGCGCTGCCGTCCGGCTGGGGGATGTCGCGACCGTGGAAGATGCGGTACAGAACGCCCGCAATGCCGGTATGGCGAATGGCAAACCCGCGATTCTGGTCATGATACGCCGTGCGCCGGATGCCAATATTATTACTACGGTAGACAGCATTCGCGCGGCGATGCCGGAACTGCGCGCCAGCCTGCCTGCCGCGATACAACTGGATATCGCGCAGGATCGTTCGCCCACCATTCGCGCTTCGCTGGCGGAAGTGGAGCAATCCCTGGTTATCGCCGTTGCCTTGGTGATTCTGGTGGTCTTTCTCTTCCTGCGATCCGGGCGCGCCACTGCCATTCCTGCGCTGGCGGTGCCGGTTTCGCTGATTGGTACTTTCGCCGCGATGTATCTGTGCGGTTTCAGCCTGAACAACCTGTCGCTGATGGCGCTCACCATTGCCACCGGGTTCGTGGTGGATGACGCCATTGTGGTGCTGGAGAATATCTCCCGCCATATAGAAGCGGGGATGAAGCCCATGGCGGCGTCGCTGCAGGGCGTGCGCGAAGTGGGCTTCACCGTCTTGTCCATGAGCCTGTCGCTGGTTGCTGTGTTTATCCCGCTGCTATTGATGGATGGCTTGGTGGGACGGTTATTCCGTGAATTTGCCGTCACGCTATCGGTGGCGATCATGATTTCGCTGCTGATCTCGCTGACGCTGACGCCCATGCTATGCGCGCGACTGCTGCGCGCGGCGCCCAAGCGTAGCCAGCCACGCACCCGTGGCTTTAATCGCTTACTGCTGGCGTTGCAACAAGGCTATGGGCGTTCGTTGAAGTGGGTGCTCCAGCATGCACGCTGGGTTTTGCTGCTCCTGCTGGGAACTATCGCGCTCAACGTCTGGCTGTATATCAGCATCCCGAAGACCTTCTTCCCGGAACAGGACACCGGCAGGCTGATGGGGTTTATCCAAGCCGATCAGAGTATTTCCTTTCGCGCGATGAAGGTGAAACTCCAGAACTTTATGACCGCAGTCGGCAGTGACCCCGCGGTGGATAATGTGACCGGATTCACCGGCGGATCGCGTGCCAACAGCGGTATGATGTTTATCTCGCTTAAACCGCTGTCCGAACGCAATGTGTCGGCACAGCAGGTGGTCAGTCGTCTGCGCGCCAAGCTGGCGAATGAACCCGGCGCTAACCTGTTTTTAATGCCGGTGCAGGATATTCGCGTTGGCGGGAGGGAAGCGAACGCGGGATATCAGTACACGTTGTTATCCGATGACCTAAGTGCGCTACGCACCTGGGAACCGAAGATTCGGGCCGCGTTCAGCAAACTACCGGAACTGGCCGATGTCAATTCCGATCAGCAGGACAAAGGCGCGGAAATGGCGTTAACCTACAACCGCGATACGATGGCGCAGCTTGGCATCAGCGTTTCTGCGGTCAATGCCCTGCTTAACAATGCCTTCGGGCAACGTCAGATCTCAACGATTTATCAGCCCTTGAACCAATATAAGGTGGTGATGGAAGTCGATGACGCCTACACGCAGGACGTCAGTTCACTGAACAAGATGTTCGTGATTAATAGTGAGGGCAAACCCATCCCGCTCTCTTATTTTGCCAGTTGGAAACCCATCAACGCACCGCTGTCGGTGAACCATCAGGGGTTGTCTGCCGCGTCGACCATCTCTTTCAACCTGCCGGAAGGCACCGATCTTTCCAGCGCGACGGCGGCGATAGAAAGAACCATGACGTCGTTGGGCGTGCCATCGGTAGTGCGTGGTCAATTCTCGGGCACGGCGCAGGCGTTTGAGCAGTCGCAGTCTTCACAACTGTGGCTTATTCTGGCGGCGATAGTCACCGTCTATATCGTGCTGGGCGTGTTATACGAAAGCTACGTGCATCCGCTGACCATCCTTTCTACCCTGCCCTCGGCGGGTGTCGGCGCGTTGCTGGCATTAGAATTGTTCGGCACCCCCTTTAGTTTGGTCGCCCTGATTGGCATTATGTTGTTGATTGGGATCGTGAAAAAGAATGCGATTATGATGGTGGATTTCGCGCTAGTAGCACAGCGTAGCGGCAAGCTAAACGCGCAGGAAGCTATTTTTCAAGCCTGTTTACTGCGTTTTCGCCCGATTATGATGACCACTTCAGCCGCGCTGTTTGGCGCCTTGCCGCTGGTGCTGACCAGCGGAGACGGCGCGGAAATGAGGCAACCACTCGGTATCACGATCGTCGGCGGGCTAGTAATGAGCCAGATTCTCACGTTGTACACCACCCCGGTGGTGTACCTGTTTTTCGACAAGCTACGCAATATGCGGCGCAAAGCCCCGGAGCGGGATTTGTCACTGTCGTGA
- a CDS encoding MdtB/MuxB family multidrug efflux RND transporter permease subunit, which yields MQDTVPTHGGGPSRLFILRPVATTLLMIAILLAGIIGYRALPVSALPEVDYPTIQVITLYPGASPDVVTSAITAPLERQFGQMSGLKQMSTQSSGGASVITLQFQLALSLDVAEQDVQAAINAASNLLPNDLPYPPTYSKVNPADPPIMTLAVTSSAMSMTQVQDIVDNRIAQKISQVAGVGLVSLAGGQRPAVRVRLNAPALAAYGLTSETIRNAITAANVNSAKGSLDGPTRSVTLSANDQMKSVDDYRKLIVAWKNGAPVRLQDVATIERAAENSLLGAWANRQQAIIINVQRQPGANVITTTDSINAMLPALKASLPNSVDVTTLTDRTTSIRASVKDVQFELLLAIALVVMVIYLFLRNAAATLIPSIAVPLSLIGTFAAMYLLGFSINNLTLMALTIATGFVVDDAIVVIENIARYIEKGEKPLNAALKGAGEIGFTIISLTFSLIAVLIPLLFMGDIVGRLFREFAVTLAVSILISAVVSLTLTPMMCARMLSHQSLRKQNRFSRASERVFTRLVEGYGVWLRKVLNHPWLTLSVALGTLVLTILLYIWIPKGFFPIQDNGIIQGTVQAPQTVSFSNMAERQQQVTSIILKDPAVESISSFIGVDGTNAALNSGRLQINLKPLSERSERIPEIIRRLQQETAQLPGIQLYLQPVQDLTIDTQISRTQYQFTLQAMSLDELSLWVPKLITELKTLPQLQDDSSDWQDGAAVAYINVNRDNASRLGITMSQVDNALYNAFGQRLVSTIYTQASQYRVVLQQDTTHNTGLDALNDVRLISSDGGTIPLSTIATIEERRGPLTINHIDQFPSTIISFNVANGYALGEAVEAITQAEQRMDLPADITTRFQGSTLAFQSALSSTVWLIVAAIVAMYIVLGVLYESFIHPITILSTLPTAGVGALLALMMAGNELDVIAIIGIILLIGIVKKNAIMMIDFALAAEREQGMTPYDAIYQACLLRFRPILMTTMAALLSALPLMLSTGVGAELRQPLGVCMVGGLIMSQILTLFTTPVIYLLFDRLALRLRPASRQKEEAE from the coding sequence ATGCAGGACACGGTTCCAACTCACGGCGGCGGGCCATCACGCCTATTTATTTTGCGCCCGGTCGCTACCACGCTGTTGATGATCGCTATTCTGCTGGCGGGTATTATCGGCTATCGGGCGCTACCGGTTTCGGCGCTACCTGAGGTCGATTACCCGACGATTCAGGTCATTACTCTCTATCCCGGCGCCAGCCCCGACGTCGTGACCTCGGCGATCACCGCGCCGCTGGAACGGCAGTTCGGCCAGATGTCGGGGCTAAAACAGATGTCGACGCAGAGTTCAGGCGGTGCCTCTGTGATTACGCTCCAGTTCCAACTCGCGCTATCGCTGGATGTCGCCGAACAGGATGTGCAGGCCGCCATCAACGCGGCAAGCAATCTGTTGCCTAACGATCTACCTTATCCGCCGACTTATAGCAAAGTGAACCCGGCCGATCCCCCGATTATGACGCTGGCCGTCACCTCCAGCGCGATGTCGATGACGCAGGTGCAAGACATTGTAGACAACCGCATCGCCCAAAAAATCTCGCAGGTGGCGGGCGTCGGGCTGGTATCGTTAGCCGGTGGCCAACGTCCGGCCGTGCGCGTCAGGTTGAACGCCCCGGCGTTGGCGGCTTACGGTCTGACCAGCGAAACGATCCGTAACGCAATTACCGCCGCCAACGTGAATTCCGCCAAAGGCAGCCTGGACGGCCCTACGCGTTCGGTGACGCTTTCCGCCAACGATCAAATGAAGTCCGTTGACGATTACCGCAAGCTGATTGTCGCGTGGAAGAACGGCGCGCCGGTACGGCTTCAGGATGTGGCAACGATTGAGCGGGCCGCCGAAAATAGCCTACTTGGCGCCTGGGCTAATCGGCAGCAAGCCATCATTATCAACGTCCAGCGCCAGCCGGGAGCGAATGTCATCACAACGACTGACAGCATTAATGCGATGTTGCCCGCGTTGAAGGCTAGCCTGCCAAACTCTGTCGACGTTACTACACTGACCGATCGCACCACCAGTATTCGTGCCTCGGTGAAAGACGTTCAGTTCGAGCTACTCTTAGCGATTGCGCTGGTCGTGATGGTAATTTACCTGTTCTTGCGTAATGCCGCCGCGACGCTGATCCCCAGCATTGCCGTGCCGCTGTCGCTTATCGGCACCTTTGCCGCCATGTATTTGCTCGGTTTCTCCATCAATAATCTGACGCTAATGGCGCTCACGATCGCCACCGGTTTCGTGGTGGACGATGCTATTGTGGTGATTGAAAATATCGCCCGCTATATCGAAAAAGGGGAAAAACCGCTTAACGCGGCGTTAAAAGGCGCAGGAGAGATCGGTTTCACGATCATCTCGTTAACCTTCTCTCTCATCGCGGTGCTGATCCCGCTGCTGTTCATGGGCGATATCGTCGGGCGTCTGTTTCGCGAATTTGCCGTCACGCTGGCTGTCTCTATCCTGATTTCCGCCGTCGTCTCGCTTACGTTGACGCCAATGATGTGCGCTCGCATGCTAAGCCATCAGTCGCTGCGCAAACAGAACCGTTTCAGCCGCGCCAGCGAACGCGTTTTCACGCGTCTGGTTGAGGGCTACGGCGTCTGGCTAAGAAAGGTATTGAATCACCCGTGGCTGACGCTAAGCGTCGCGCTCGGCACGCTGGTGCTGACGATCCTCCTTTATATCTGGATCCCAAAAGGCTTCTTCCCGATACAGGATAACGGCATCATTCAGGGCACCGTGCAAGCGCCGCAAACCGTCTCGTTCAGTAATATGGCTGAGCGTCAGCAGCAGGTCACATCGATTATCCTGAAAGATCCGGCGGTGGAGAGTATTTCCTCATTTATTGGCGTCGATGGCACCAATGCCGCATTAAACAGTGGCAGGCTGCAAATCAATCTGAAACCGCTCAGTGAGCGCAGCGAACGCATTCCAGAGATCATCCGTCGTCTGCAACAAGAAACCGCGCAGCTTCCCGGCATTCAGCTATATCTGCAACCGGTGCAAGATCTCACAATCGACACGCAGATCAGCCGCACGCAGTACCAGTTTACCTTGCAAGCGATGTCGCTGGATGAACTCAGTCTCTGGGTGCCGAAGTTAATCACCGAGCTGAAAACGCTACCGCAATTACAGGATGACAGTAGCGACTGGCAGGACGGCGCGGCAGTTGCCTATATCAATGTAAACCGCGATAACGCCAGCCGTCTGGGCATCACGATGTCTCAGGTTGATAACGCGCTATATAACGCCTTTGGTCAGCGATTGGTGTCCACGATTTATACGCAAGCCAGCCAGTACCGTGTAGTGTTACAACAGGACACGACCCACAATACCGGCCTGGATGCGCTGAACGACGTGCGCCTCATCAGCAGCGACGGCGGCACCATTCCGCTCAGCACTATCGCCACCATTGAAGAGCGCCGCGGACCGCTAACGATCAACCACATTGACCAGTTCCCATCGACGATCATCTCCTTCAACGTCGCCAACGGTTATGCGCTGGGTGAAGCGGTCGAGGCCATCACGCAGGCGGAGCAGCGAATGGATCTGCCAGCGGATATCACTACCCGTTTTCAAGGCAGCACATTGGCGTTCCAGTCGGCGCTAAGCAGCACCGTATGGCTCATCGTGGCGGCGATTGTCGCCATGTACATCGTGCTCGGCGTATTGTATGAAAGCTTTATTCATCCGATTACGATTTTATCTACGTTACCCACGGCGGGCGTCGGCGCACTGCTGGCGTTGATGATGGCGGGCAACGAGTTGGATGTCATCGCTATTATCGGCATCATTTTGCTCATCGGTATCGTGAAGAAAAACGCCATTATGATGATCGACTTTGCGCTGGCGGCCGAACGAGAACAGGGAATGACGCCTTATGACGCCATTTATCAGGCGTGTCTATTGCGTTTCCGCCCAATATTGATGACGACCATGGCGGCACTGCTCAGCGCACTGCCGCTGATGTTAAGCACTGGCGTCGGTGCGGAACTGCGCCAACCGCTGGGCGTGTGTATGGTTGGCGGGCTAATCATGAGCCAAATCCTGACGCTGTTTACCACACCGGTGATTTATCTGCTATTTGACCGTTTAGCGCTACGCTTACGTCCCGCATCGCGTCAGAAGGAAGAAGCCGAGTGA
- a CDS encoding MdtA/MuxA family multidrug efflux RND transporter periplasmic adaptor subunit: MNAKRIRVLLILAAVIAISVLIWRYLAQTSPAVSGSGEHTASASHAVNSGGGRRATMRMLAPVQAALTQSASVPYYLSGLGTVTAANTVTLRSRVNGQLMALHFQEGQQVKAGDLLAEIDPRPFQVELTQAQGQLAKDRAVLANARQDLARYQQLVKTNLISRQELDAQIAAVRQAEGTVKADEGAVASAQLQLDYSKITAPIGGRIGLKLVDVGNYITSGDANGIVVITQIHPIDVVFTVPEANISTILQAQKSGQPPVVEAWDRANQKKLSQGILLSMDNQIDPATGTIKLKARFDNLDDALFPNQFVNIRMKVDTLTHAVVAPSAAVQMGNEGRFVWIVNDKNEVSKRQVTTGIQYGQWVVITAGLDAGVQVVTDGIDRLTEGAAVEIVPSASTEKTPVTTGEPR, translated from the coding sequence ATGAATGCCAAACGTATCCGAGTTCTGCTGATACTCGCCGCCGTTATCGCCATTAGCGTACTGATCTGGCGCTACCTTGCCCAGACATCGCCCGCGGTGTCCGGATCGGGAGAACATACCGCTAGCGCATCCCATGCGGTAAACAGCGGCGGCGGCCGTCGCGCCACGATGCGCATGCTGGCGCCGGTACAGGCGGCGCTGACGCAATCTGCCTCGGTACCGTATTATCTTTCCGGTTTAGGCACAGTTACAGCGGCCAATACCGTGACGCTGCGCAGTCGCGTCAATGGGCAACTGATGGCGTTACACTTCCAGGAAGGGCAACAGGTGAAGGCTGGCGATCTGCTGGCGGAAATCGATCCACGGCCTTTTCAGGTTGAGTTAACGCAGGCTCAGGGGCAATTAGCCAAAGATCGCGCGGTGTTGGCGAACGCCCGACAGGACTTAGCGCGTTATCAACAACTGGTGAAGACCAATCTGATCTCACGTCAGGAATTAGATGCACAAATTGCCGCCGTTCGGCAGGCGGAAGGCACAGTAAAAGCCGATGAAGGCGCTGTCGCCAGTGCGCAACTCCAGTTGGATTATAGCAAAATCACCGCACCTATCGGGGGGCGGATAGGCTTAAAGCTAGTCGACGTCGGAAATTACATTACCAGCGGCGATGCCAATGGCATTGTCGTGATTACGCAGATCCATCCTATCGATGTCGTCTTTACCGTCCCGGAAGCGAACATCTCCACGATTTTACAGGCGCAAAAATCAGGCCAGCCGCCCGTGGTGGAAGCCTGGGATCGCGCCAATCAAAAGAAGCTTTCGCAGGGCATCCTGCTAAGTATGGATAACCAGATCGACCCCGCTACTGGCACCATCAAGCTCAAGGCTCGTTTTGACAATCTGGACGATGCCCTATTCCCCAATCAATTCGTGAATATCCGCATGAAGGTCGATACCTTAACTCATGCCGTCGTCGCGCCATCGGCCGCCGTGCAAATGGGTAACGAGGGCCGCTTCGTCTGGATAGTGAATGATAAGAATGAGGTAAGTAAACGCCAGGTGACCACAGGTATTCAATATGGGCAATGGGTCGTCATTACCGCTGGACTTGATGCCGGCGTACAGGTCGTGACCGACGGAATCGATCGTCTGACTGAAGGCGCGGCGGTGGAAATTGTGCCCTCGGCGTCAACGGAGAAAACGCCTGTGACCACCGGAGAACCGCGCTGA
- a CDS encoding aldo/keto reductase, with the protein MVVVNATRELGRSGIAVPPLSFGGNVFGWTVDASTSFSLLDALVAHRLNFIDTADVYSRWAPGNQGGESETIIGNWLKKSGQRDKVILATKVGMDLGEGKKGLSPRYIRQAVEASLTRLQTDYIDLYQAHTDDQETPLEETLSAFDALIKEGKVRAIGASNYSASRLAAALDISKTNHLARYETLQPEYNLYDRQGYEAELEPLAREHGLGVISYYSLASGFLSGKYRQPEDASKSARGPDVVEKYLNERGRTILEALDSVANAHQTSPSQVALAWLIARPGITAPIASATSLEQVAELASATQLVLTADDIALLNRASRY; encoded by the coding sequence ATGGTCGTAGTCAATGCTACACGAGAGTTGGGGCGCTCAGGGATCGCCGTTCCGCCGCTGTCGTTCGGCGGCAATGTGTTTGGTTGGACAGTCGATGCGTCAACATCCTTCAGCCTGTTGGATGCGCTGGTTGCCCATCGGCTCAATTTCATTGATACCGCGGATGTTTATTCGCGCTGGGCGCCAGGCAATCAGGGCGGTGAATCAGAAACGATCATCGGTAACTGGCTGAAAAAAAGTGGCCAACGCGACAAGGTTATTCTTGCCACTAAAGTCGGAATGGATCTTGGTGAGGGCAAGAAAGGATTGTCTCCCCGCTATATTCGTCAGGCAGTCGAGGCGTCATTAACGCGCTTGCAAACCGATTACATTGATCTCTATCAGGCACACACTGACGACCAAGAAACCCCGCTGGAAGAGACGCTGTCTGCATTTGATGCGCTGATTAAAGAGGGAAAAGTACGCGCAATTGGGGCGTCTAACTACAGTGCGTCGCGTTTGGCCGCCGCATTGGATATCAGTAAAACCAATCATCTGGCGCGTTATGAAACGCTGCAACCAGAATACAATCTCTACGATCGACAGGGCTATGAAGCCGAGTTGGAACCGTTAGCGCGGGAACATGGGCTCGGCGTCATCAGCTATTACTCGCTGGCAAGCGGATTCCTGTCAGGAAAATATCGCCAGCCGGAGGACGCGTCGAAAAGCGCCCGTGGACCGGATGTCGTGGAGAAATACCTCAACGAGCGTGGCCGCACGATCCTGGAAGCGCTGGATAGCGTGGCGAATGCGCACCAGACCTCGCCGTCGCAGGTCGCGCTGGCCTGGTTGATCGCGCGTCCGGGTATCACTGCCCCGATTGCTAGCGCGACATCGCTGGAACAGGTCGCGGAACTCGCGAGCGCCACGCAACTGGTTCTGACGGCAGACGATATTGCGTTGTTGAACCGCGCGAGTCGTTATTAG